A stretch of DNA from Candidatus Eisenbacteria bacterium:
CGGGACGGCTCGCGGCCATCTGTCAAAGCACCGAATCCATCCGAAGCGGCTCACCGAAACGCGGAGTCGAGGGGGCCAAGCGGTGAACCGTCGGATCCGGAGCGTCATTTCTCGCCACCTGTTTGGAGACGGCTGACCCACGGGAAGGGGCTGGGTTACAATGGCTTGGGCGCACTCGATATCGGACGCAAGGCGAGGGGGGCGAGTGCGGAACCGAAGAGAGGACAATCAGGTCACGGAGCTCCTCCTGGAGCTGCGGCGGGGGAACAGGGCCGTCCTCGACGACCTGGTCCCGATCGTCTACGACGAGCTTCGGGCGATCGCCCGCCGACGGCTTCGCTCCGAGCGGGGCGGCCACACCCTCACCACAACGGCGCTGGTCCACGAAGCCTTCCTGAAGCTCGTGCAGCTCGACCGGATCGAGTGGCAGTCGCGCGCCCACTTCTTCGCGATCGCGGCGCAGGCCATGAGGCACGTCCTCGTCAATTACGCGCTCCGGCGCAAGCGCGTGAAGCGCGGCGGCGGGGCGGTGCACGTGCCCCTCGAGGATGCGCCGGACCTGCCCGTCGCAGAGGCGGATCGCATCCTGGCTCTCGACGCGGCTCTCGAGAGGCTCGTCGCCTTGAATCCCCGTCACGCACGGATCGTCGAGTGCCGTTTCTTCGCCGGGATGAGCATCGAAGAGACGGCCACCGCCCTCGACATCTCCCCCGCCACCGCCAAGCGCGACTGGGCGCTTCTGCGCGCATGGCTACGGCGGGAGCTGAACGGCAACGCGTGAGCAGCGGCGCGTGGGAACGGGTCCAACGCCTCTTCGAGGAGGCGCTGGACCTGCCGGTGGAGGAACGGCCGGCCTTCCTGCGCGATGCCTGCCATGGATCGCCCGAGCTCGAGAAGGAAGTGGGGGACCTGCTCGCCGCGCACGACGGGGACGACGGCCTGCCGTCCATCCCCACGGTCTGGCTGGGCGCCCTCGGCGCTTCCGAACCCCCGCGCTTCGCCCCGGGAGATCGGGTCGCCGATCGGTACGAGATCCGCGACCTGCTCGGACGCGGCGGCATGGGAGAGGTATACGAGGCCCGGGACCACGCCCTCGAGATCGACGTCGCGCTGAAGGTGCTCCGGATCTCGATACGGAGCGAAGAGTCCTACCGCCGCCTGAAGACGGAGGGCTTCCTCGCGCGTTCCGTGTGGCATCCCAACATCTGCCGCCTCTTCGACCTCGGGCGGCACGACGACGAGCGCGGAACCACCTGGTTCCTGACGATGGAGAAGCTCCGCGGAGTCACGCTGTCGGAGCGGCTCCGGAGTGAGGGGATTCCGCGCGAGACGGCGCGTCTGTTCGGCGAGCAGATCGCGGCGGCGCTCGGGTCCGCCCACGAAGCGGGTGTGGTGCATCGGGACCTCAAGCCCGGGAACGTCATGCTCGTGGATCGGGATGGATCGGAGCAGGCGGTGGTGACCGATTTCGGGATCGCTCGCTCCATCGAGGAGAGCGGCTCCGGCGGCAGCCCGAGCGATTCCCTTCTGGCCGCGGGAACGCCTGCCTACATGGCTCCCGAGCAGGTTCGAGGCGAGCCGGGAGGCCCCGAGGCCGACATCTACGCGCTCGGCGTCGTGCTCTTCGAGATGGTCACGAGGAGGCCGCCCTTCGTCGGAGGCTCCCCTGCCGAGGCCGCGCGGAGAAGGCTCACCGAAGAGCCCCCCTCTCCCCGTGACCTCGTGCCCGATCTCGACGAGCGCTGGGAACGAACGATTCTGCGCTGCCTCGAGCGCGAGCCGGAGCGCCGGTTTCGCCTCGCGGAAGAGGTCGCGGCCGCACTGGCCGGCCGCATCCCCGACGCGGGATCACAACCGATCACGCCGGCTTTGCGCGGACGGGAGACGCTGCCCGCGGAGCGGGACGACTTCGTCGGCCGGGCGACCGAGATCGGCACGCTGGATCGGCTGTTCGAGGACGGCGCGCGGCTCGTCACGTTGGCCGGAGCCGCCGGAATGGGAAAGACTCGGCTCGCCATACGGTACGGCCGGCAAGGGCTCGAGGCCTGGCCGGGCGGGGTCTGGTTCTGCGACCTCAAGGACGCGCGCGATCTCCAGGCCATCGCGTCCTCGGTTGCGCGATCGTTCGGCCTTCCGATCGGCCGGCAGGATCCGGTGGAGCACCTCGGGCAGGCGATCGCGGCACGGAGCCGGTGCCTCGTGATCCTCGACAACTTCGAGCAGGTGGTGGAACACGCAACGGCGTCCGTGGGGCGCTGGCTCGCCGACGCGCCGGAGGCGCGTTTCCTCGTCACGAGCCGCGAGCGGTTGCGTCTCGATCCGACGGAGCAAGTCCTCGCCGTCGAGCCGCTGGCGACGAATGCGGCCACGGATCTCTTCACGTCCCGGGCTCGATGGCTCCGGCCGGGGGTGGATCTCCACGGCCCCGAGGCCGAAGCCGTGCGGGAGATCGTTCGCCTCGTGGACGGGATGCCGCTCGCGATCGAGCTCGCGGCCGCACGCACGCGCGTGATGCCGGCCTCGGGAATCCTGGGTCAGATGCGGGATCGGTTCCGGCTCCTCACGGGAGGACGCACGACGAGGCACGAGACCCTGGAGGTCGCCATCGAGGGTTCCTGGGACCTCCTGGCGCCCTGGGAACGGTCCGCGTGGGCGCAGTGCTCGGTGTTCGAGGACGGATTCACGCTCGAGGCCGCGGAGCGCGTCCTCGACAGGACCGGCTGGCCCGATCCGGTCGCCCTCGTGGACCTCCTTCATGGACTCGTCGACCGAAGCCTCTTGCGCACGACCGCCATCGCGGAGAAGGGCGGAGCCGAGGCCCGGTTCGGCATGTACGCGAGCCTGCAGGAGTACGCCCGGCGCAAGCTGAGCGAGCCTCTCGGGGAGAAGAATCCCGTCGACGCCATTGCCGCGGAGGAACGCCACGGACGATGGTACTCACGCTACGGAACGGACGAAGCGGTGGAGAGGCTGGACGCCCCGGACGGCAAGGATCAGCGGCGCAGTCTCGAGCGCGAGCTCGCGAATCTCGTCGCCGCGACACGGCGCGCCCTGCGCCGGCAGGACGGCTTGGTCGCAACGCTCGCCTACCGGGCCGCGACGGAGATCATGGTTCTGCGCGGTCCGCTCGTGACCGCCGTCGAGATCGGACTCGACCTGCTGAATGGGCTCGAGCTCGAGCCGCCCGATCGGGCCCGAGTCCTCTTTTCTCTGGCGCGACTGGAGCGCTGCTGCGGAAACAAGGAAGCCACTCGCGCCCATACGGAGGAAGCGGTTTCCCTGGCCCGCGGCACCTCGGACGCAAGGCTCATGGCGACCCTCGTGGGGTGGCGCGGGAACATCGATTACGACGAGGGCGCCCTGGATTCCGCGCGGGCCCACTACGCGGAGGCGCTCGAGGTCCACCGGGCGCGCGGAGATCACCGCCTTGCCGGCATGATCCTCAGCAATCTGGGGATCGTGGAGGCCGTGCAAGGACGCTATGAGGAAGCGGCGGCCTATTACGTGTCCGCACTCGAGCTGCTCGAGCAGGCCGGAGATCGCCGCCGCGTCGGCTACGTGCACGGATATCTCGGATCGCTGCACAGGAGCCGCGGCCGCTATCCGGAAGCGCTCGCTCAGCACGCACGATCGCTGGAGATCCTACGCGAGGAGGGGGATCGCGCGTTCGAGTGTCAGGCGCTCGGGAACCTGGGCAACCTTCATGTCGAGATGGGGAATTCCCACGAGGCGATCGGGTGCTACGAGGCTGCCCTGGCGATCGCTCGCGAGACCGGTGATCGCCGGAACGAGGGACTCTTCCTGAGCAATCTCGGCAGCCTGCATCTTCGGCAAGGACGGCTGGAGCACGCCCGCTCGTGTCTCGAGCCCGCGCTCGCGCACCATCGCGTGGTGGGTACGCGCACGATGGAAGGGTATGCGCTGGGTCTCCTGGGAAGGCTGTCCCACATGGAGGGCCGTAGCGACGAGGCTCGGCGCGAGCTCGCGGAGGCGGAAGCCATCATGCGCGAGGCGGGGCATCCCATCGAGCTGGGCCGGATCCTCTTCCATCGAGCGGAGCTGGAGCTGCATTCCTCGAATGTCGACTCCGCGAGGGCAGCCCTCGAAGAAGTGGAGGAGCTGGCCAGGTCTCGCGGATTCGGTCCGGAGACCGAGCTCGGGGTCATGGCCACGAAGCTCCGCAACGCGATCGCCGCGGTGGGCTCCGCCTAGGATCGCGCCGACCCCGCTCCTCCGTATTCCAGCGCCCGCAGCGCCTCGCCGATCGCCCCCTCGAACGAGAGGCCGCGCCCTTCGGCCCAGGCCTCGCCGAACGCGGTGCCTCCGGTCGCTCGCTGCAGGCGGAGGAGGAGCTCGTCGAGCTCCTTCTTCTCCTTGGGCGATCGCGGTGAGCCGATCCGCTGGCGAAGCGCGTCGGCCGCGCCGCACAGCCGCGCCGCGGCCCTGGGATCTCCCGAGGTTTCCAGGAGCGCGGCGGTTCGTTCGAGCGCGTACGTGCCTGGGTGGGGCTCGCCCAGCTCCTGGACCACGGCGAGGCACTCGAGGAGCCGCTCCTTCGCCTCCAGCACGCGCCCCATCCGAAGCGACTCCTCGGCATAGGACGAGAGCCGGAGCGCGAGCGAGCCGATGTCCCCCACTTCCCGCAAGATCGAGATCCCCAGGCCGGAGAGCTCGTGTGCGCGGTCGAGATCTCCCTCGAGCTCGGAGAGGCGGCCGAGATTGCTCACCATGAGCCCCTCGCCGCGCCGGTGCCCGGCGCGCGCGAACTCGGCGCGCGCGGAATCGTAGCGCTCCCTCGCTTCGCCGTAGTCGCCGCGGCTCATGTGGAGATTTCCCAGTCCACCGAGCGCGAACCCGATCGCGCTCGCGTCGTCCCGTTCCCGGGCGATCGCGAGGCTCTCCTCGTAGCGTGCGAATCCATCGTCGTAGTCGTTCTGGTGGAACGCGAGCGCGCCGGCGCCCACCAGCGCTTCCGCGCGTTCCGCGCTCGCCGGCGCCGCGCCGGGGAGCGCGAGCACGGTGCGGAGCACGGTGCGCCCCAGCTCCAGGTGTCCCTGTCCGAACCAGAAGCGCCAGAGCCGCGAGGCGATCCGCAGCGCGTTCACGTCGTCGCAGGCCCCGCCCGCGCACCGGCACCACCAGAGCGCCGTCAGGAAGTTCTCGTGGTCCGCCTCGAGCCGCTCGAGCCACGTGCCCTGCTCGGGACCGAAGAGCTCGGGCGCCGCGCGCTCGGCAAGCCGGACGTAGTGCTCCAGATGCCGCGCGCGCATGGGTGCCTCCTCCCCGTGCCGGCGCAGCTCCTCGAGCGCGTACTGGCGCACCGTCTCGAGGAATCGGAACCGGAGCTGTTCCCCCACCGAGGGCTCCGCGAGGACGAGCGACTTGTCGACGAGCCGCGAGAGCATCTCCAGCGTCTGGAACTCGTCCGCGGCTTGCGCGATCTCGCGCGCGGCCTCCAGCGTCCACCCGCCCGTGAACACGGCGAGCGAGCGCAGGAACTTCCGCTCTTCCGGCGTGAGGAGGTCGTAGCTCCACCGGATCGTCGCCGCGAGCGCCTGATGTCTCGGCTCCGCCCCCGGAGGTCCTCCCGCGAGGAGGCGGATCTGGTCCGGGAGCCGCGCCAGGATCTCGGCCGGCGTGAGCACGCGCGTGCGAGCCGCCGCGAGCTCGATCGCGAGCGGAAGTCCCTCGAGCCGCCGGCAGATCTCCTCGACCGTCTCGAGCTCCTTCCCGGACGAGGCGAGGTCGGGCCGGTTCGCGAGCGCCCGGTCGAAGAAGAGCCGCGCGGCGTCGGACATCGGCCCGCCCTGCGGGACGCGCACCTTCTTCGGCCGAGGAGCCGCGGTCGGCAGCGGGGGAACCGGGTAGACCTGCTCTCCCTCGACGCGGAGCGGCTCGCGGCTCGTCGCGAGGATGGTGAGCCGCGCCGCGCGCGAGAGGAGCACGGTCGCGAGCCCCTGGCAGGCGACGAGCACGTGCTCGCACGAATCCAGCACGAGGAGCGACTCGCGCCCCGCGAAGTGACTCTCCAGCGTGTCGAGGATCCACTCGCCCGCCGACTCGCGGATCCCGAGCGCCGCCGCGACCGCGGAGGGAACGCGCTCCGGCTCGGTGATCGACGCGAGGTCGACCCACGCCACCTCGCCGCGAGCGTGCGCCATCCTTCGTTCCACGAGCTTCGACGCGAGGCGGGTCTTCCCGAAACCGCCGAGCCCGGTCAGGGTGAGGATGCGGGCGTGTCCCAGGAGATCGAGCGCCTCGCCGAGCTCCCGTTCTCTCCCCACGAAGCTCGTCAGCGGAACGGGGAACCGGCGCGTCCCCGAGAGAGGATGTCGCCCTTCGGACGGGGCGGACGCGGGCGCTCCCAGCACCTCGCGGATCGCGGCGCGCGCCTCGCGCGCTTCGGAGAGCCGCTTCTCGGAGTCCTTCTCGAGACATCGCGCGAGCAGCTGGCGGATCTCCTCGGGCGTCTCCCCGGGAAGAGCGGACCACGACGGATTCCGCATCAGCACGCGCCCCATCGCCTGCTCCGGCGTTCCGCCGAAGGCGCGCGCGCCCGTCAGGCACTCGTAGAGCACGCAGCCGAACGCGAAGATGTCGCTCCTGCGATCCGCTTCGAGCCCCCGCACCTGCTCGGGGCTCATGTAGCCCGGCGTGCCGATCGTGAGGCCGGGGCCCGTCTGGTCCAGGTCCTCGCTCCCGTCCGTGGTCTCGCCCGGATCCTCGGTGATCTTCGCCAGGCCGAAGTCCAGGATCTTCACCTGGCCT
This window harbors:
- a CDS encoding ECF-type sigma factor, translating into MRNRREDNQVTELLLELRRGNRAVLDDLVPIVYDELRAIARRRLRSERGGHTLTTTALVHEAFLKLVQLDRIEWQSRAHFFAIAAQAMRHVLVNYALRRKRVKRGGGAVHVPLEDAPDLPVAEADRILALDAALERLVALNPRHARIVECRFFAGMSIEETATALDISPATAKRDWALLRAWLRRELNGNA
- a CDS encoding tetratricopeptide repeat protein codes for the protein MSSGAWERVQRLFEEALDLPVEERPAFLRDACHGSPELEKEVGDLLAAHDGDDGLPSIPTVWLGALGASEPPRFAPGDRVADRYEIRDLLGRGGMGEVYEARDHALEIDVALKVLRISIRSEESYRRLKTEGFLARSVWHPNICRLFDLGRHDDERGTTWFLTMEKLRGVTLSERLRSEGIPRETARLFGEQIAAALGSAHEAGVVHRDLKPGNVMLVDRDGSEQAVVTDFGIARSIEESGSGGSPSDSLLAAGTPAYMAPEQVRGEPGGPEADIYALGVVLFEMVTRRPPFVGGSPAEAARRRLTEEPPSPRDLVPDLDERWERTILRCLEREPERRFRLAEEVAAALAGRIPDAGSQPITPALRGRETLPAERDDFVGRATEIGTLDRLFEDGARLVTLAGAAGMGKTRLAIRYGRQGLEAWPGGVWFCDLKDARDLQAIASSVARSFGLPIGRQDPVEHLGQAIAARSRCLVILDNFEQVVEHATASVGRWLADAPEARFLVTSRERLRLDPTEQVLAVEPLATNAATDLFTSRARWLRPGVDLHGPEAEAVREIVRLVDGMPLAIELAAARTRVMPASGILGQMRDRFRLLTGGRTTRHETLEVAIEGSWDLLAPWERSAWAQCSVFEDGFTLEAAERVLDRTGWPDPVALVDLLHGLVDRSLLRTTAIAEKGGAEARFGMYASLQEYARRKLSEPLGEKNPVDAIAAEERHGRWYSRYGTDEAVERLDAPDGKDQRRSLERELANLVAATRRALRRQDGLVATLAYRAATEIMVLRGPLVTAVEIGLDLLNGLELEPPDRARVLFSLARLERCCGNKEATRAHTEEAVSLARGTSDARLMATLVGWRGNIDYDEGALDSARAHYAEALEVHRARGDHRLAGMILSNLGIVEAVQGRYEEAAAYYVSALELLEQAGDRRRVGYVHGYLGSLHRSRGRYPEALAQHARSLEILREEGDRAFECQALGNLGNLHVEMGNSHEAIGCYEAALAIARETGDRRNEGLFLSNLGSLHLRQGRLEHARSCLEPALAHHRVVGTRTMEGYALGLLGRLSHMEGRSDEARRELAEAEAIMREAGHPIELGRILFHRAELELHSSNVDSARAALEEVEELARSRGFGPETELGVMATKLRNAIAAVGSA
- a CDS encoding protein kinase; this encodes MAEKPVDESSRYAIQGEIGRGGMGQVLSAVDLRLGRPVAIKRIPEELGSDTQRLARLKREARALGKLNHPNIATIYSFEVTRSGSRLLILERVEGETLASRIRRGPLAVFDALAIAEQIAAALQAAHERGVVHRDLKPANVMVTPQGQVKILDFGLAKITEDPGETTDGSEDLDQTGPGLTIGTPGYMSPEQVRGLEADRRSDIFAFGCVLYECLTGARAFGGTPEQAMGRVLMRNPSWSALPGETPEEIRQLLARCLEKDSEKRLSEAREARAAIREVLGAPASAPSEGRHPLSGTRRFPVPLTSFVGRERELGEALDLLGHARILTLTGLGGFGKTRLASKLVERRMAHARGEVAWVDLASITEPERVPSAVAAALGIRESAGEWILDTLESHFAGRESLLVLDSCEHVLVACQGLATVLLSRAARLTILATSREPLRVEGEQVYPVPPLPTAAPRPKKVRVPQGGPMSDAARLFFDRALANRPDLASSGKELETVEEICRRLEGLPLAIELAAARTRVLTPAEILARLPDQIRLLAGGPPGAEPRHQALAATIRWSYDLLTPEERKFLRSLAVFTGGWTLEAAREIAQAADEFQTLEMLSRLVDKSLVLAEPSVGEQLRFRFLETVRQYALEELRRHGEEAPMRARHLEHYVRLAERAAPELFGPEQGTWLERLEADHENFLTALWWCRCAGGACDDVNALRIASRLWRFWFGQGHLELGRTVLRTVLALPGAAPASAERAEALVGAGALAFHQNDYDDGFARYEESLAIARERDDASAIGFALGGLGNLHMSRGDYGEARERYDSARAEFARAGHRRGEGLMVSNLGRLSELEGDLDRAHELSGLGISILREVGDIGSLALRLSSYAEESLRMGRVLEAKERLLECLAVVQELGEPHPGTYALERTAALLETSGDPRAAARLCGAADALRQRIGSPRSPKEKKELDELLLRLQRATGGTAFGEAWAEGRGLSFEGAIGEALRALEYGGAGSARS